A section of the Ranitomeya imitator isolate aRanImi1 chromosome 7, aRanImi1.pri, whole genome shotgun sequence genome encodes:
- the CDIPT gene encoding CDP-diacylglycerol--inositol 3-phosphatidyltransferase, whose amino-acid sequence MSEENIFLFVPNLIGYVRILFAFVAFYFMPTSPLVASTFYLLSGLLDAFDGHAARALNQGTKFGAMLDMLTDRCATMCLLVNLSLLYPPYTLLFQLSMSLDIASHWLHLHSSTLKGSDSHKTIDLSGNPVLRLYYTSRPVLFFMCAGNELFYCMLYLLHFSEGPAVTLGPLGGVGLFRLVVTFCCPVSLVKSLISLLHLVTASCNMAALDRAERARKKLKD is encoded by the exons GTTATGTCCGGATCCTTTTTGCCTTCGTGGCTTTCTATTTCATGCCGACCTCCCCCCTGGTGGCCTCCACCTTCTATCTGCTCAGTGGTCTCCTGGACGCCTTTGATGGACACGCCGCTCGAGCTCTGAATCAAG GCACCAAGTTTGGAGCCATGCTGGACATGCTGACTGACCGCTGCGCTACCATGTGCCTGCTGGTGAACCTGTCGCTGCTGTACCCGCCGTACACGCTGCTGTTCCAGCTGAGCATGAGCCTGGACATCGCCAGTCACTGGCTGCATCTCCACAG CTCCACCCTGAAGGGCAGCGACAGTCACAAGACCATCGACCTGTCGGGGAACCCCGTACTGCGGCTGTACTACACCTCCCGG CCGGTCCTGTTCTTCATGTGTGCCGGGAATGAGCTCTTCTACTGCATGTTATACCTGCTGCACTTCTCCGAGGGGCCAGCAG TCACACTGGGGCCCCTCGGGGGAGTCGGCCTCTTCCGCCTCGTCGTCACGTTCTGCTGCCCGGTGTCTCTAGTGAAATCTCTCATCAGCCTCCTGCACCTGGTGACGGCGTCCTGCAACATGGCCGCCCTGGACCGCGCCGAGCGGGCGAGGAAGAAGCTGAAGGATTAA